CATCGTGCGGCCACTCAGCCACAAGCTTTGGGAAATCGAGTCGCGCGCGAGGAACGACTTCTCGCTAGTCACTTTGGCGAAACTCGCCTTGGCAGCAAAACCAAAACCAACGGCGCCTTATCTGGCCGTGTTTTTCATAGTTCTGCTAGTTGGGCACCAGCTTGAGTTCTCGCTCACTGAGTCGTTTTTTCGGTCGATTATCGGAACGGCCATTTTGGGAGCGATTGAGCTAATCTCCGTGTGGTTCAAACCAAAACACCTTCCATTCAGAGTTTTCACCGAGGTGGTTTGGATGTCACTTGCGGTGTTGCTAATCAATTTGATAAACAGCACTATTTTTGGCTCAAGCCTCGACCAATCAAACTTTGACTCAACCATTGCCTTGCTGATTTGGCTCCTGGAGCTGAGGTTTATTTTTGGTGTTTTTAGTGCAGCGAATCAGGCACACAACACAATCCAAGCCCAGCTAACATCCGCAATTGGCACTAGCCGTCGTAAAAGCATGGCCGAGGCCGCTGCCGATCGCTTCAAGAACCGAAGCCTTGCCAATCTCCTCCACGGACAGGTTCAAAATAGTCTGCTTTCAGCTTCGCTGAGGCTTGAGTCTGGCTCTGTCTCTAAGCATGAATTGCAAGTTGAAATTGATTCGCTAATTAAGCTCCTGGACACACCAATCCGGATTGGCGCCAATCAACTCAGTCAAGGTGTGCCTTTCTCACAGGGTATGCAGGAAATTACTCATCGCTGGAGAGGTTTTGCGGCTATTTCGTTTAATAATTTCTCAATCATCTCCGAAGTCCCCGACCTGAATACGAACCTGCTGCTGGAATTACTTGAGGAGGCAGTAGCAAACGCTGTGCGGCACGGCCTTGCCGACTCAGTCGTGGT
This portion of the Rhodoluna limnophila genome encodes:
- a CDS encoding ATP-binding protein, producing MATFSPFKRSPAIGGVTLLNPQHYIIWLALAFLASISLVNSKDSISTLTLWALAHLAGFAGSAIWFLLFRVVVFKNRVIQPIRSVWVYLFGFFLGFVKGVVTGAAGNAVNLDFATPGEVLLRGISAGLISGLTVPALAFVEYRRRQYQRDLDLLIAQDIQADLGEANAASNKGKTGSSLAELREHLESLRQTVSLAEYPFEMRSKLPIAIRELADDIVRPLSHKLWEIESRARNDFSLVTLAKLALAAKPKPTAPYLAVFFIVLLVGHQLEFSLTESFFRSIIGTAILGAIELISVWFKPKHLPFRVFTEVVWMSLAVLLINLINSTIFGSSLDQSNFDSTIALLIWLLELRFIFGVFSAANQAHNTIQAQLTSAIGTSRRKSMAEAAADRFKNRSLANLLHGQVQNSLLSASLRLESGSVSKHELQVEIDSLIKLLDTPIRIGANQLSQGVPFSQGMQEITHRWRGFAAISFNNFSIISEVPDLNTNLLLELLEEAVANAVRHGLADSVVVELDSTPKNRVSISVIDNGVGPRAGKFGLGSALFEIVSGGNWSLTAQPEGGSKLEIQFDSQAEFNPR